ACTCGTTCTCCCCACACCCCTTATGTGCTCAGACACTAATCCTGCTTCCACCCCAACTTTAAAGGAAATAGGTCCCCAAAAATCTACCCACCCCTTCATAATACTCCTCCACAAACCATACCCATACAGATTTATAATGTTTCTAGTCCTCCATCTCCCTTCCATAGTCCCATATGTTTCCGCTACCGCCCCCTCCAAAAAGCATTCGCCTCCACCCCAAATCTTCATTCCACTTCCCTAACAAAGCGTTATTGAACACCTTGAGGTCTTTCACACCGAATCCTCCCCATTCCTTTGGAGAAGTGACAACtaggtggttgctccatatagacttcttcCTCGAGATCACCGTGGAAAAAACATTTTAAATGTCCAACTGATTAAAAGGATAAtggagaacaacaacaacatagatAGAACAAGGCGGACATATCATTGGCCAGACGGGCGGCTATATGAGTTATAACAGCCCGCCAACTGCAGAAGCTTTTTTATTCTCTACCAAGATCGTagaggctctaataccatgtgagaaataatggagaaaaatattattgaattgtgtatctacattattatattgataccctatttatagacactacgtTAGACTTCTTTTCCAACTAGGACACTACATTACAATCCTTTTTCAAGTAGGATTCTATatactattcctattcctattcgtAGTCTAAGTAGGATGTTATATACTATTCttgttcctattcctattctaactaACTCCATTTGGATATACGTAGAACAGACAGATATAAGAATTAAGAAGTAGGGGAACAAATGGTTGGGATTGgttttgatatgatatgaaaGAATTTGTTCCCtctgttttttttaattgttaaagGTAAGTTCATTAACTTCAGCAAAGAGTTTTGTAAATTAAAGTATAAGAGGAGGCTACATTAACTTCAGCTAAGAGTGTTGTAAATTAAGTATaagctatgttgctcggactcttcaaaaatgtcaacgGTTGcttgtcggattctccaaaagtagtgtatttttggagaatctgaCACGGGTGCGGCATAGAAAGTGAAGAGTCTGCGCAATTTAGAGTATAAGAAGAGGCTACATTAAGAATTGTGTAATGAGCTCAAGAAGGCAATCATGAGTCATGGGATCTCTGTCCTTTGCAATAGCCTTCTTgcactcaaaataaaaaaaagaggagaaaatatGCATTTTTTAATACTAATTACAGATTCAGATTTGCTCTCAAAAACTCTTGCACTCCTTCTTTTTTCAGATAGTCCACCATATCACTGCAGGGAGGTATTCCAAATTTTCCTCTTCACCTTGCCAAGACCTCTCAAGTGCCAGAATTGTAGTAGGTCCTTTGATGTTCTTGGCATTACTAATTTAATTCCCAATaagttgaaaagaagactcctTATTTGAGATGTGAATGTACAATGAAGCTTAAGATATCAACCATTTATTTCTTCATTGTACGtacatctttctttctttttgttcaaTCTCAGAAAAAAGATGTGAATGTACAATGAAGAAATAAATGATTGATATCTTCAGCTTCATTGTTACAAAGCAAATATCTGTCACATAAATTAACTTCCTTTTTCTGATGATTTTCATGTTTGAGACAAGCTCCTTTCGCCAGCAACTACGCAGAACATTCCAATTTCATAGGAGCTTTGTTTTTCCAAATGCACTTCCAAGGCAAATTTTCAGCTGGGGAAGGAATTATTTGTGTGTAGCATGATATAACAGAGAAAATACCCCTTAGCATCACATTTCTATGTAAAGAGTCATCCCTGGACAGAAGGGGAGGTAAACTGTGTAGATGAGACAACAAAGAACAGAGGCTGTCCACTTCTGAATCATTTATATTATGTCTGAATGTAATATCCCAGCCAGAGTTGGACCAATATTCTGATATTGGTGCTTCAGGATTCTGTGCCACTGTAGATAGGAGAGGATATTGATCCTTTAAGGGGGCAGAGCCCAGCCAAGTTTCTGTCCAGAATCTTACTTTCTTACCATTCCCAATTTCTAATGAAGTACATGTCTGAAAAGTGTCCGAGTGAATTCTCAGATGCTTCCACATGTGTTGGATAGATGTGGTGGTTTGGTAATCCATGGATTGAGAAATTCTGATATTGTCACAAATACTATAGCGTCTCTCCACAATACGTCCTTGTTTATTCTCCAAAACCACTTAAGCTGCAACTTGTACTTTGAACCTTTGTCTCTATCCACAAACCTTCCTGCCTTCTTGTCTGTAGACACTGCACTCCCATTGAACCAAGTTAAGGTCTTATTCTCTCTATTACCCTGCCACGAGGAGTGTCTGcgatttttttcctttttaggcACCACCGATACTGACAAAGTGTTCCCCTCTGTTCTTTATTGCTTACGAAATATAGAGATCTATCATCTTCATTATAGATTCCAGGAATCTTAATCAAATTCCCATCTTTGTAATATCATTACCAGAAAAATACTTGAAGACATTGGCAAATAATTTCTCTAATCAAAACTCTCCCTCCAAATTGTTGATGCATGCCTAGTTGTTGTAGGAACAATTTTTGAGCAAATCCTTGACAAAGTATATATTGGATGCTTTCGTGTATTTCCTTCTGTATTTTCTGTTCATTTACCTTTAATTTCAGCGTCGATAAGCCTGAATATAATTGGAAAAATCGGATTAATAAATTCTGTGCATGCCTTGTGATGTGTTTACTTCTTAGAGCAAGAAAGTTTGCCGTCTAATATATCCGAATGCCTTGACTGAACTGCTTGAAGCGGATGACCTGTTGTTGGATTCACCACCGTTAGCCGATCGAGTGACATTAATAATTGTGAATTAATGACACTAGCACAACAATGTTTCTCTTTTGTGTTCCTGTTGTTTATTaccaacttttacttttttgtgCGTGTCTGAATCCAGTTTACGTAGTCTGCTGAGCAAGATAACAATACAAGAGCCTACTTTTGACAGGATAATTGTCATCTACAGGTACAAGTTCTCTTTCTTTGgggatttttgaaaaaaataattaagttcagTAGTTTGGTTGAAGCGCATTTCTGCACAAATAATGCTCATATTTTGTTCCTTTAATTTTCACTTGTTGTACACTGCTGTGTTGTTTGCATAATGTATTCAAGTTGTAATTATGCAGGAGAGCTGGTACCTCAGCAAAATCGGACCGAGGAATTTATGTGAAGCATTTCAGACACATTCCAATGGCTGACCTGGAAATTGTCCttgtatgattttttttttcagcCTCCTAACTATGTAGAATGTGTGCTTATTCTCTGGGGGTCTGAGATTCTTATAAACTGTTATATCTTGATAATATCTTCCTCTTTCTTTTTAGCCAGAGAAAAAGAACCCCAGTTTAACTCCAATGGATTGGGTCAAATTCCTTGTGTCTGCTATAGTTGGTTTGGTTAGTTATTTTAAACCCATAGGATTTGACTGCTCTACTTTTATCTCCCCTTTAGAATTTTGTTTTGAACTCAGGTATTCCTTAATTCTTTCAGGTTGCTGTTGTGAGTTCTCTTGAATTGCCTAAAGCTGATATATGGGTCATGTTTGCAATCCTCTCCACAGTGATAGGCTATTGTGCAAAGACATACTTCACGTTAAGTGTTCTGTTGATTTCAGTACTATCTATATCAATATTTATGGATAAACAAAGTTTTATCTGTACCTTTATTGTTTAATTCTTAGCTGCTGACTGTATTCTGCACTTCACATCTTTATTCACTTGTTAAGTTCATTTAAGGCACTTCAACTGTTCAACATCATGAACTTAATTGTGTAGTCAGTCCACCTTTGTAACGTTCATTCTCTTTTTGAATGGAGTTCCCTAAGTTGTGCATCTTGTCATGCTGAGACACTGGTTTTATATGTTGAATGCACCAGATGATTGCAAAGAATGTAACTAATACTACTAACATCTTCAAGCTGGTATGTTAGTAACTGATTTCCTTAACTTGCCTGCAGGTTTCAACAAAATATGGCTACATATCAAAACTTGATTACACAGTCTATGTATGATAAACAGCTAGATAGTGGAAGGGGTACTCTTCTACATTTATGTGATGATGTTATTCAGCAAGAAGTATGTAGCTTCTGTCTTCTTTTCCCCTTCAAATGCATTGAATCATATGAATTTTCAGTAATGTTATTACCTACCTCCTTCCCCAGGGGAACAAAGGCTAATAGAACTGAAAACAagcttttctttttcatttcttaGTGATATCTATGGGCGCAGTTTAACATGATTAACAATATTTATATACTTCAACTCTAATTTATACTggaacaaagaaaagaaaaaagcatATGATGGTCATCTTGATTATATACGATAGACTAAAGAGATACAATCATGAACACAAAGAAATGAAAGGAAGATATTTGAAATATTGATGTGCTGTTATAGGACACTCAGAAATGGTTAAATATATTCTCAAGGTTCCCACTTTTAATGAATATGATTGGTTGATAACTTGAGACTGCATTTAGTACTGAATGTAGCTACTGATTCTGATACAATTTTCTAGAAGTTACAGCTGGTGCTTACGGTGTCCATGCCAAATTTGCAGGTAAAGGAAGTTATTatatcatttttcattttgatGGAACAGGGTAAAGCTACTTTGGAGGTATACTGCCCTTATTCTCTCTGGATGTttggcatgcatatgaatattATCCTGTACTTTTCCTTGATGCATGCTTCCATGGGGTCCATCCATTATTTCGCTGCTAACATAATCTTCCATTATTCTGAGTGATGGTATAGGATCTTGATCTGCGCTGCGAGGAGTTGCTAAAAGAAGAGTTTGGTGTAAGCTGTAATTTTGATGTAGACGATGCTGTTCAGAAACTAGATAAATTAGGCATTGTTGCTCGGGTAAGATTGGTCTTCTGTATTaagcctttttcttttcttttcttttccttgacCTAGTATTGGTCTTCTGTATTAAGccttttgcttttcttttcttttccttgacCTAGTAAATTTCTTTTCTTGCTGCCAGATATTTAGATACAGACACTTCTGTGGGACTCACATATAGAAATCTCCCACTCATTGTATAGTTTATGGATCTCCGTATTTGGACGATTCCAAACTCGGCGAAGCCATTTGTTTCCTATTGATTGCTCATTTCTTTGCTGACTAGATGATCCTTACCACACACCATGTATTTCTTTTAGAGAAAGTTAAGCGCTTTTAAGTTTAACTGGTCAATGTTTTAAACATCATCCTTTGGAATGGACATGATTGACCTAGTTGACAGACCCTCTTTAAGGAAAAGACTAAGGATATCTGCAGGAATTTGTGAGTCACTCTCCAATTTTAAACCACTAATCTACTAGAAGTCTGAAAACTTGGAAGGAGAAGCACCTCTTGGTCATTAGAAGCACAAAAGCTAGATGCCATTTTCCACAGGTAGATAGAAGAAGAGACTCTAATAGCCTTCCTTTTTCAATACGAGCATTCTCTATTGGTATACCTGGAAAACCCCAGAAAAATCTTTTCCAATGTGAAAGTGGATGTTGTACAAATTCTACACTGATGGAACTGAGTATGCCTGCCTGATGCATccaggaaaatgatgtgaaagATTACATTGGTTGAACAGGATGTAAAATAACTTTAACACATATTAAGATTTTTAGGACGAGGAGGCTTTATGTAGAAAAACATTAAGGTTTAATTTGGGGCTTTGAGCCTCGAGTGCAAATAAACGTTGCTTTAGCGAAGAAAGGTGCTACCATCAGGAAACATGTATGGAGTTAAAATCATATTAATGTTTAAAAaacattataatttttttatagatatAAAGGTGTTATTTATGTTTTTCATGACTAATTTTCTTGTACTAAATTTCTAAGTTTGTATTCCTAATCACCAAAAAGAAATGGTCATAATGTTTTGTTAACAATTAATATATCACTTTGCAAGATGGAACGGGTGCCTCCCCCCAGCATCTGTTTGGTTGTGCTCACCTAGTGTCTAATGTTGTCTTGAAGACACAGCCCATGGGGGCTGAGAAGCACATGCATTGATGCTTGTAGTAAAACACTAAGTGAAGCAAAGCGCCCTACTTTGGCTTCACCCGTCTTCATAATCTTGAGCGAGCTTCTAACAATCTGGATTTATTGGAAGCAGGaacattaaatatattttaggagaATAAGTATTTTCCtgatattacaacaacaacgtATCCattgtaatcccacaagtggggtctgggagggtagtGTGTACATAGACCTTAATGTAGAGAGGCTTTTTTGATATTGGTTACCAGAAAATGATTTTCAGGGGAAAACAGTTTTCAACAAACAGTGGGTAAATGACTTCCCTCACTTATGGATAGAAGTATTTTCTTTCACAATTCTCTCAACTTTCAACTTAACATCATTGTGCTTACTAAAATTTagacattattttttattttaattctaaaaAGTTCGTGAAAACACTATCCAGTATGCTAACATTACTATCAATCTTTTGATAAATGCTTTTCTCTGGAAAATACTTTTTACTCACCAACCAAAGATTAGAAAATAATTGCCAGAAGATGTCTTCCTACGATACTACTACTCATTTTCTTAAGAAGTCCATTTAATAGCATATAAAAGCCAGGTGACTTTTTGTGTAACAAATATTGATAAGATTAGAGAAGTCAAATGTAATCTTTTTATGGAGATATAAGGAAATAAGCATTTTCTCAACTAGGAGAATGAACATGTTATTTTGCTATCAACTGGGATCCAGGAAAGTGTGCATCGACTATGCCTACCTTAGTAAGTAGTATGATAAGTCCCTTTCTTGTTGGCTATTGAAGTCTATTGCCAGCTTTAAGTTATCCTGAAGTGAATATTTATATGTTTCTCTTGCCTCTAATATAGTCTGTTCCCATTCAGGATACAGTTGGACGGTATTATTGTGTTGGTCTCAAGCGTGCAAATGAGATAATTGGGACTACTACGGAAGAGCTTGTTCTCAAAGCAAAACAGGGTGTCATTTCTTCATGATGTTATATCCAGATGATTAGCTTCTTCATAtctttttttctcctctttttggcttgtaagaaaaaaattgaatgttTGCATGCGTATTTTATTCATTACAAATCTTAGATGCTGCTACAGTTTCTTGGGCTATCAATGTCATATTCACTGTTGAAAGAGTGCAGTGAATGCGGAAGCTCATGGATGCCTGAACTCTAAGCCTAGAAGTAGTCCTTATTGTGTTTTTATAAATGGAAAATGTTGGTAGGGGAAGTGAGCATTAAAGGTGATCCTAAAACACTGATGTTTGGCTCCAACTTTTATAAGCACAAATTCTGTTTCCATAGTCATCATGATTCTTCTAGAAGCAGGGATAATAAAGAACATCTCCTACGACAGTGTGCTTCCTTCTACGAAGTGAAGCTCAAGGGGAGAAAATGGAAAGAGGGGTGTGTGGCACTCAGACGAAGTgcggaaaaaataataatcatatttCTCTTCCATTGATATTGATTTGTGTTCAAGTGACAAGTATTCCTGCCCGTAACCTCTCCATTCCCTTCTATTCAACTTAACACTGAAATATCAACTAGACATTTAATACCATGAAAAGAGAATTAAGACTTGCCTTTTGGAAACTGAACCTATGAGAAAAGCTCTTCCTCAACGATTTGACTATGGAAATTGGAAACTATTCATCTTTGATATACTCCTTCCTCATAACCTGCATTCGAGTTATCACCTTAATTCTTGTGAAATAGTAATCTAGCTTACAGGGCAGGCAGGCCTTGCTAAAGAGCAAGCCTGAGAAGGAATATGTAGTAGCGTTAAACAAAAAGATTCAAAAATTTATGCCAGAAAATCTTCATCTATTATCaacaaataattgtttatcacAAGGTTTCGACTACATTTATGAgaataaagggaaaaaaaacagctgccaatttttttttttacacttAACAAACAGCTGGATGCATCTCTCTTTCCAATCTGGTGTTTCTGTAAATATAATCCGACAAATCACACAAACAAAAGAATTAATACAACCACGAAGCTTAATATTCCCATTTCATCTTATTTTGAAGCCCGAAAAAGTTGACTTCCAAGAGTCACAACTGGAGTTCCTTCTCCCATGATTGTTGTCAAGCTCATTTCTTTCTCCAGTATCCGATCCAGTTCCATCACCACATAACTCATGGTAGGCCGCCTTTCACTCGAAGGGTCAAAGCACCGGACAGTCAATTGCATGAATTCTTCCATGCCTTCTGTGGTGAAGCTATTACCCAATCTTGGATCAATGATGGCAGATATGTTTCCAGAGTCTTGATAATTCTCCACCTGAAATGACAAAATATTCTATTAGCAACTGCATAACTAGCTGAATTCCTTGGTTGTCTGTTGGGACCCCAATATACTAGTCAATAATACATTTGAAGAAAAAAGTCTTTAAATGCATCAGCTTGGTCTGAGAAGGATATACCCATTCAACTATGTTTACATTCAAATCTGAAGATAGCAAATCCATTGCTTCCCGTCCACTAACTAGCTCCAGGAGAAATATACCAAAACTGTAGGCATCACTTTTCTCAGAAAATCGTCGGAACTCTCTGACCCTACAGAATAATGAGAAAAAGTCATTGGATCTTCACATCAATCATATCCCTTCTGAGCCAGTGGGGAgaaaagattgaaaagaaaGATATTCCAAAAAATAAACACTAAAGAAGCAAGAAAATTACTCTGGAGCAAGAAATATTTCATCAGCAGCCACTTGAGAAGATGGGCCTGCAACCTCAAATCTTCCAAGAAAGTTGCGTAATCCCGCATCTGCAACTTTAGCTATGAAATTTTCATCCACAAGAACATTTGCTGTCTTAAAGTCTTTATGAATCAAGCGGGGACTTAGCGAGTGAAGATGAGCAAGACCTGCATATATAGCATTGAGCGAGAATGAAGCATAAGAACCAATACTGTAAAAGTATTTCAACTCATAGAAGCGGATGCAGGGCCCTTTAGTATTGCGAAAGCTTATCTTTGCCAGACCACTACTAGGACAGGCATAATTCTTTTTCCAAACAAAAGATAAACCAATACCAGGGGAACCCAAATGCTCACTGATTTTGCAGAGGATCACCTTTAGCTGCCCCTAGAGCTATAGAAAGTCTATGCTTGAACTCTAGCTTCTCTTGTGTAACATGACCACCGCCTAGAAGAAAAACCCATGAAATGAAGATCAAACAGAAAAAACAATGCACCTTACAAAAAGTTCACAACATTTGCTAATTGGCTTGAAGTTGAAACTGAGTAAAAAGCAAGACAGTTTGGAATAGAAAAGAGGGACTAATTTGTTTCGTGTGTTTGTGTGtgggggggtgggggtggaggGGCGGGGAAGAAGAAGCTGAGAACTTGGAATATTTAGGTCGTCACTACAATGTACTGAAATCAAACTGTTAGAGAAGATGAGGCAATTCCCTGAACAGTCAAAATTTGCCAGACAGTTTTGGTAAAGAATATGTATAAAATGGAAAGGGATGAAACAGAAGTTTTAGTAAAAAGATGATTACCATACAAGTGAATGGATACACTTCCATTAGGTATGTACTCATAGACAAGAATCTGCTGATCATTTTCCTGGCAATATCCTAAGAGGGTGACTAAGTTCCGATGCTGAATACATGAGAGATAGCGAACCTGATAGGAGATACAGTCTGAATACATCAAACCATAAACAATGAACACATAGTCATGCGAACAATCACAAGTCATTTCTGATACACCTACGACTGATGAGAGGCTAGTCATACGAACAATCATAAGTCATTTCTGATACACCTACGACTGATGAGAGGCATTTATATTTTGCTGCTTATGTATATAGTTGTAGCTTTATCAGCATATCAGCTTAATACTTACCATCTGTAGATCTTCCAAGTATATTGGATATATGATATTGGTAGGGAAAAGAATAGGCCTCAGCAACAACCCAAAATCTGATGACAAACATATTGTTAAAGAAATGGACCTTGGggctaactcaaccccaaaatcTAGCTCAAGAGGTGAGGATTGCCAAAACCATAT
The sequence above is a segment of the Solanum dulcamara chromosome 11, daSolDulc1.2, whole genome shotgun sequence genome. Coding sequences within it:
- the LOC129873013 gene encoding putative serine/threonine-protein kinase, with the translated sequence MSRTLAAIVGGAAGAVALVGILLLICWFCIFRKRSIARTSETGSSDPSVQVGKNAGVELTSRDARHFQIEELSLATKGFSDKSLIGQGKFGEVYKGLLHDGMLVAIKRRSAVPSHEFIDEVRYLSCIQHRNLVTLLGYCQENDQQILVYEYIPNGSVSIHLYGGGHVTQEKLEFKHRLSIALGAAKGLAHLHSLSPRLIHKDFKTANVLVDENFIAKVADAGLRNFLGRFEVAGPSSQVAADEIFLAPEVREFRRFSEKSDAYSFGIFLLELVSGREAMDLLSSDLNVNIVEWVENYQDSGNISAIIDPRLGNSFTTEGMEEFMQLTVRCFDPSSERRPTMSYVVMELDRILEKEMSLTTIMGEGTPVVTLGSQLFRASK
- the LOC129872998 gene encoding uncharacterized protein LOC129872998; the encoded protein is MDKKKEVIRLERESVIPVLKPRLIMALADLIEHSSDRAEFLKLCKRVEYTIHAWYLLQFEDLMQLYSLFDPVNGAQKLEQQKLSPDEIDVLEQNFLTYLFQIMDKSNFKIASDEEIDVAHSGQYLLNLPISVDESKLDKKLLKKYFAEHPHESLPEFADKYVIFRRGIGIDKTTDYFFLEKVDMIIARIWGWILRKTRLFSRRSSSRRQKDPKKDDGINSEAEDQDLYVERIRIENMELSLRSLLSKITIQEPTFDRIIVIYRRAGTSAKSDRGIYVKHFRHIPMADLEIVLPEKKNPSLTPMDWVKFLVSAIVGLVAVVSSLELPKADIWVMFAILSTVIGYCAKTYFTFQQNMATYQNLITQSMYDKQLDSGRGTLLHLCDDVIQQEVKEVIISFFILMEQGKATLEDLDLRCEELLKEEFGVSCNFDVDDAVQKLDKLGIVARDTVGRYYCVGLKRANEIIGTTTEELVLKAKQGVISS